The genomic window TGGAGCCATACTTACAGCTATAGGAATATACGAGCCTATAGTCAATTTTGGTGGCGCTGGAGCTACAGTGCCGTTACCTGGCTTTGGTTATGCACTAGCTAAAGGAGCAATAGAGCAAGTACAAAAGGATGGTATTATAGGTGCATTTACAGGAGGAATAAACGCAACTGCTGGAGGTGTTGCTGCAGCAGTATTTTTTGGTTATATAATGGCTGTCATTTTTACACCTAAGACAAAGCAGTAAAGAGGGGTAAAAACATGAAAAGAAGGATAATATTAATTACTGACGGTGATGTAGTTGCAAAAAAAGCAATTGAAAGAGCTGCAAAGAACATTGGAGGAAGATGTATTTCTAGATCGGCTGGAAATCCTACTCCAATAAGTGGTGAAGAAATAGCTAGTTTAATATTTGAAGCAAAGTATGACCCTGTATTAGTTATGGTAGATGATATAGGAAATCCACAATTTGGAGAAGGAGAAAAGGCTTTAGCCTATTTACTTGGGCATCCAGAGATGGAAGTACTTGGAGTAATTGCTGTAGCTTCAAACACTGAGAGTGTAAAAGGTGTGGAAGTTAGTTATTCAATTGACCATACAGGAAAAGTAGTCCATAATGCAGTAGACAAAAATGGATATGAAACTAATACTAAAATATTGTATGGAGATACAGTAGATGTTCTTAATAGCTTTTCAGTGCCAATAATTATTGGAATAGGTGATATAGGTAAAATTAACGGAGTCGATAGGCATACTAAAGGAGCGCCAATAATAACAAAGGCATTAAAAGAAATAATAAGTAAAGAGTCAAAAAATGAAAATAACTAGAGCTCTATTCAGAGCTCTAGTTATATAAATATTACTCAATTAATCTCCATCAGAATTTGAGTCAGTGTTTTCGTTATTATTTCCATTGCTATTGCTGTTTTCATTATTAAACCAGTAGTCAAACCAGTTAAACCACCAATCCTCATCTTCTTGTAACACTTGCTCAGTATGCTCATCGCATTCTTCTGTAGGAAGAGTAAATTCATAATCACTTGGAGTAATGCCATTATGCTCTTCTGGGTTATATGGAGGATCACGCTTAATAAATACTCTACTTTGGATTAACTCTGTTGGACAATACTCTGTAGCTAATTTACCGTTAGAAGTATCAATAGATGCTTCTACATGTGCATCACATTCTTCAGTTGGTTCAGTACCCTTAATAAAAATTTCATTTCTTACTTTATTACCCCTAGGATCATGTGAGCAAAGATCTGTTGCAAGCTTACCTGAGACCTTACAAATCTGTCTAGTTATTATATTTTCAGGCACACTAAAGTTTTTTGACTCATAACCCTCGTGAACCTCCGTCATAATGTATGACCAAAACTCTGAAGCCATTGAGCTACCAGTAGTCATTTTAATCTGAGGAGAATCATTTCCTATCCAAACACCAGCTACATAATATGGTGTATATCCTGCAAACCAAACATCTCCTTTATCTTGAGTAGTACCAGTTTTACCTGCCACAGGGATAGGAAGGTTATTTCTTAGTTTTGCTCTTCCAGCCAAGCCTGATGAAACAGTTGATTTCAATATATCTGACATAATATATGAGGCTTCCGTAGAGGCAACCTTTACTTTTTGAGGTTTGCTTTCTAATATGACATTGTCATATCTATCTAATACCTTTGTATAAGCTATGGGTTCTACATATAATCCATTATTAGCAATTGCACCAAAGGCAGCTGTGACCTCCATAGGAGTAAGTCCCCTAGTCATTCCGCCTAGACCTAAGGCTGATAGATTTTCGTCATTAGTAGATCTATTTTCTTCTCTTGTAACAAAACTATCTTTTCCACTTTCTTTTATTATGCCTATTCTCCCAAGATATTCTTTAGATACATCTATACCAATATTACTCAGCATCTTTACAGAGCTAACATTTACTGATTGCTCTACAGATTCTCTTAATGTCATTAAACCACGATAGCCTGTATACCAGTTTTTAGGCCAAAGGGTTCCAGTGTGATCATAATGAGGTATATCATCAATAATATCTGCTGCAGTAAATCCATTATCTAGGGCAGGAAGATAAACGGCTATAGGCTTTATAACAGAACCTGGCTGTCTTTGAGAAAGAGCTCTATTAAAAAGTCTACTTCCTTCTATATCCCTTCCACCTACTAAGGCTTTGATTTCTCCTGTTCTATAATCCATAATTACTGTTGCAGATTGAGGCTGAACGACTCCAATCTTGTCGTTATTTTGGAAATATTTAGGGTTTATTAAAAGCGTTCCATTATCATTGACAGTATAAAAGTCTTTGGTGTCTTTTAAATAAGAACTATTTATAATTAGCTCCTTATTATCACTTACACTATAGTTCTCTTTAATGAGTGCTAATGAACCTACTACATGTTTAACTAGGTTTTTTCCTTCATCTATTGTATAATAATCCTCAATATCTATTGTCTTTGGATATATATTAAGTTTTTTATTTTTAATAACAAGATTACCTTCTTCTGTTATGCTATAAGTTCCAGCATCAATAATAAGATTACCGTTTTCATCAATCAAATTTGATTCTTTATAAAGAACTATCTTTTTATCGTCACCAATAATATTCCCATTTTTATCTGCTGACCAATCAACAATAATAGGTCCCTTCACCTTGTCAATATCGCCTTTAAAGAGTATTCCACCAAAATTTTCGTAAGCAGCTTCAACTTTTTGTTGGATACTTAAATCCATAGTTGAATATATTTTAAGCCCACCTGTATAAAGCTCTTTTTCTGCATCTTCTTTTGAATATCCTAATACTTCTACTAAATCATTTAATACCTGTGTTTTAACATAATCTGCAAAGTAAGAGGTAATGCCCATCAATTCTCTTTTACCAGGCTTAATATTGCTTTGTATATCTTCTTTTTTTGCAGCCTCATATTCTTCTTCTGTAATATGACCTAAATCATACATCTTTCTCAAAACTACTTTTTGTCTTTCAATAGGCTCTGGGTTAAATACAGCTGTATATCTAGTGCCTAATACATCTACCTGTCCTACTACAACATCATTGTCATCTACATCATCTGGATAGTAAAGCTTATACAAAGGAAGTCTATGAGGACTTTGAGTAATACCAGCTATAGCCGCACATTCTGCTATAGAAAGCTCTCCTACATCCTTTGAAAAGTAGGTTTGAGCAGCTTCCTGAACACCATAAGCACCTTGACCAAGGTATATTCTATTCAGATAGGCTTCAAGAATTTGATCTTTTGTAAGCTGCTTTTCAATCTGTATAGCTAAATAAGCTTCTTTAATTTTACGTTCTAGTTTTTTTTCGCTTGATAAATACATATTTCTAGCCAATTGCTGAGTAATTGTACTTGCACCTCTAGCAGCAGATCTTGTTTTAATATCTTCAACTAGAGCACCTAGAATACCTCTAAAGTCAACTCCTATATGATCTATAAACCTTTCATCTTCTATTGAAATAAAAGCATATTGAAGGTTTTCAGGTATTTGATCTAGAGATACAGAAGTTCGATTTTCTACTGCAAGTACTTTTTCAATAATATTTCCCTCCTGGTCTAGAATATAGGAGTTCTGGTTTAGAAAATCATTAATATTAGTAGGGTCAATTTCAGGTGCTGTTTTTATGATAGCTAAAACATATCCACCTACAATTCCAGCAGCTATAAAGCCAGCTATTAAAATAAATAATATAATAAATCTTAAAACGCTCAATACTCTATTTTTGTTTTTATTTTTTTTCGTTTTCTTTTTTTTGCCTGTATTTTCTTGTGTCATAACTTACCTCCTTAATATATAGGTTAATAAATGAGCCCTATATTATAGAAATTATACCACATTAATATTTGTTTGTTAATAAAATTAGAAAAAATACGAATACATGTTCTAAAAGTGGATATAAAAATAAGTATAAATCATATAAATTACAGATGTTCTTGAATTATATTAAAGTATGCCATATTTTGGTGATTTTCATTCCTTATTGCAAAGAAATTTGATAAGCATAAAATACGATAATAAATAATTGCTTTAAACATTTAAAAATATTGACATATATTATAAAAGGGGTGTTTTTTTTGAGGAAGAAGAGAAGTAAAAGAAAGAAAGTATTTGTTATCATAGTAATTTTCATAGTTTTATCTTTATATGGTTTTATAGTTGTAGACAGAAATATAAAACCTACAGTGCTAGCAATATCAGAGGTTCAAGCCAGGAAAACTGCAACCCAAGCCATAAATGAAGCAGTAAAAAACAAAATAAAGGATGATATTAAATATAAAGATTTAATATTTGTAAATTATGACAAGGATGGAAAGGTTACTATGATGCAGGCAAATACTATTATGATGAATAGCATTGCCTCGGATGTAGCCCTAGAGGTTCAGGAGAATATAAGAAAAATATCTACTAAACAAATTAAAATACCTCTTGGAAATGCTTTAAATTCTAATTTGCTTCAAGGACCTGATATTAATTTAACTATAGTGCCACAAGGGACAGTTACTGTTGATTTTACTACAGAGTTTATTGAGTCTGGAATTAATCAAACTATACATAAGGTATATTTAATTATAGTTACAGATGTGAGAGTAATAGTTCCTTTAGCTTCTGATGTTGTTAGAATAGTAACTAATATACCTGTTGCAGAAACTATAATAGTTGGGGATGTACCAGACAGTTATATTTTTGTACCAGAAAAAGATATTTTAAAAATTGTAAAATAAACTATCCAAATGCAATATATATTGTTTTTAGTTTATGATGTTATATGATAAACTTGGTATATACGACTAATTATTGAGGTGAAAAAATGTACGATATTCAAAAAAATGATAAAGAAGAAAGAGTACTTATTGTTGGATTAGATACTGACAGAGAAACAGATATAGACATTACAAGTTCTATGAAAGAGTTAAAAGAGCTGGTTTTTGCTGCGGGAGGTGTAGTAATAAGTGATGTTATTCAAAATAAAGATAGGGTAGATTCTACTTATTATATTGGAAAAGGAAAGGCTCAAGAGGTGGCATTATACTGTGATGAATTAGATATTGATACTGTAGTATTTAATAATGAACTTACAGGAGCACAAATTAGAAATCTTGAGGAAGTATTAAATAGGAAAATAATAGATAGAACAAATCTTATTTTAGATATTTTTGCAAAAAGAGCTACTAGCAAAGAAGGCAAGTTACAAGTTGAGCTTGCTCAGCTAAAGTACAGATTACCAAGATTAATTGGACTAGGTAACCAACTTTCTAGAACAGGTGGAGGCATTGGTACAAGAGGTCCCGGCGAGCAAAAGCTTGAAACAGATAGAAGACATATTTCTAGACGTATTAATGATATTGAAAAAGAGTTAAAAGAAATAGAGAATGTAAGAATGGTAAAGAGAAAAAGAAGACAAAACTCAGAGATACCAATAGTTGCACTGGTTGGATATACTAATGCTGGGAAATCTACATTATTGAATAGTCTTATAAAATTAGATGAAGAATATTGTAAAGATAAGGAAGTTTTTGTTCAAGACATGCTATTTGCAACACTAGACACAACTCTTAGAAAAAGTGTGCTTCCAAATGGTCAAGGGTTTCTAGTAACAGATACTGTTGGTTTTGTAAGCAAGCTTCCTACAAAACTAATAGAAGCTTTTAAGGGGACTCTTGAGGAGGTAAAATATTCTGACTTACTTTTACATGTTGTAGATATGACAAATGAGGATATAGATATTCAGGTTAAGACTACGCTTAGTATACTTAAGGATTTAGATGTTTTAGATAAACCTATGATAACTGTATTTAACAAAGTTGACATAGCTGAAAAAGAGTTAATAATAGATGTTAAAGGTCCTACTGTTAGCATATCAGCCCAGACAGGATACAATATGGATATTCTATTGCAAATGATTCAAGATAATTTACCACAAAGTTTCTATAAGGTGGACTTACTAATTCCTTATAATGAAAGTAGTTTATCTACATATTTATTTGACAGCACAAAAGTTGAAAATTTTGAATATAAAGAGGAAGGAACACTCTTTACTACAACTCTTGATTCTATTGAATATGAAAGGTTTAAAAGATTTATTCAAGCATAATTAATATTAATTTTATAATAAAATTAAATCTTGACTACTAGCTATTATCAATCATGATTTTAGTATGGTTTACTATTTGAGCTATCTTATTAAAAGCTCTTATTGAACCATATGCTACTATAGGTCTTCCAAAGGCTACTAAATTTAGTCTTCTAGAAGAAAATCCTCCAATTTTCATAATTGTATTAACTGCTGGCAAAACATTAACAAACAGTAAATCTTTAGTATCCCCTCCGCCCAACTGATATGCATCTTTTATTGCAGGAAGGACTAAATGAGGGGAGAACTGTCTGCTTAAAGTAAATATTTTATTACCATTCTCATCTATACCTCTAAGCATGAGTCTTCCTTGCTCATGCTTAGCTAGAGTATCAAAATATGGAATGCTTAGAATATCTGCTACAGTTGGAGAACTATCTATTGGGAGTAATCCTAAATGGATGGCTGATGCAAGAACTGAAGAATGAGCACCTCCAACACAATGATATATAATATTCATAAACTTACCTCTATCTAATTTAATAAGAATTATTTTAACCAAAGTGGCAATAATTATTAGTATAAGAATTAGGCTTTAACTTATTAAAAGTTATAGATTAATGAAATTTTCTGAAAAGTATTGAATTAATTTTGAAACTATTATATCATTAATATAACAAGAATAAGGGAGGCGATGGCCATGATATTTAGAAGTTGTGCAGGTGGAGTAGTTTTTCATGAAGATAGGGTTTTTATTATGAAAAATGATAAAAATGAATGGGTTCTTCCAAAAGGTAAAATTCGTGATGGTTTCTTAGCTTCTGAGACTGCTATAGAGCGTGTCAAAGAAGAAGCAGGGCTTGATGTAGATATTATATCTACTGCCGGAGAAACAAGTTACGAATTTTATTCTTTTTCTAGGCAACAACCTGTATGCAATGAAATAACATGGTTTATTATGGATTCTAAGGATACTAGCTATGAAATCAATAAAGAATATGGCATATTAGATGGAGGATTTTATAACATTGACGAAGCTATTGACATGATAACATATAGCCAGGACAAATCTTTAGTCAGTCTTTCATATAGAAAATACGTAAAACTAAAGGAGAAAGAAACAATTCTTGCATAAGGGTAGATGATTCTACCCTTTATTTTTTTCTACTTATGATATAATTTAAACATGAATAATCAAAGGAGGAATATATGTGGACATAAAATATAGAACGATACATAGTTTTGGCAGCGATGAGATAATTATTAACAAATCAAAATTTATTGGATATGCAAAACCTATTAGTAATGAAGAAGAAGCAATAAGCTTTATTAATGAAATAAAGACTAAGCATAGAGATGCTACTCACAATGTTTATGCATATGTATACGGTGACAATAATAATATACAAAGATATAGTGACGATGGGGAACCAAATGGTACTGCAGGAGTTCCTGTGTTAGAAGTTATAAAAAAGGAAGACTTAAGGAATGTGGTAGTAGTAGTGACTAGATATTTTGGCGGGATAAAATTAGGTGCTGGTGGCTTAGTCAGGGCTTACACTAAGGGTGCTAAAATAGGCCTAGATGCAGGTATTATAGTTGACAAAATATTATTTAAAAGAGTCAAGGTAAGAATAGATTATACTCTTTACGGGAAAGTAGAAAATGAATTGTTAATGCTAGAATACTTAATTGATGAAGTAATATATGATGATGCAGTCAATATAGTTATTTTATGTGAAGCAGATAAAATAAATGGGCTTATAAATCTCATAACAGAATTGACGAGTTCGAGAATGATTTATGAAGAATTAGATGAAGAATTTTATTCAGTAAGAGATAATAATTTAATAAAATAAAGTTGTATAAAGAATTATTTAGGGTATAAGTTTAAAAAGTGAGGAGGCGAGCACATGAATATTCGTGAGCAAAATAAAAAAATAATGCTTGAAAAGAAAGTATGGGCAGTAATAGGAGCAAGCCCAAATGTAGATAAGTTTGGATATAAGGTATGGCGAAAGTTGCAGGAGCATGGATATGAAGCTTATCCTGTTAATCCAAGATATGAAGAAATAGAAGGTGAAAAATGCTATAAATCATTAAAGGATATACCTAATAAGCCAGATGTAATTGATTTTGTAATACCTGCTTCTGCTATTCTTGAGTGGCTTCCTGAGGCTAAAGAAGTAGGTATAGATTATTTATGGTGTCAACCAGGTGCAGCAAATGAAGAAGTAGTATTAAAAGCAGAGGAATTAGGTTTTAATATTGCTTATAATGTATGCGTTCTAGCAGAACTAGGCGAATAGAGGTCTCCATATCATGGAGACTTGTTTTTTTCTTTCCAAAATATTTCACAAGCTCCCATTATAAATAAAAATGTAGCAAAAATATTTCTTAATAAAAAAGATGATATTTTGATGGCTATAGAAGAACCAATGAATGCACCAATTATACCTGTTATAATAATAGGTGTAGCGGTACTTATATCAATATTTTTCCTTTTATAATGAGTAATAAGTGCAACAGATGCAATAGGTAAAAATACTGTTAGATTAATACCTTGAGCTTGATGCTGACTAAGCTTTGAAAATATTATTAACCCAGGGATTAAAATAGTCCCTCCTCCAATACCCATTCCACTTATAATTCCTGATAATAGACCTATGAAAAACAGCTTCATATTATAATCATCCTTATAGCAGCAACTATCATGAAAATACCAAAAATCTTTCTAAGAATATGAGAAGGAACTTTTGTTAGATTTTTTGCACCAATATAGCTGCCTATAATACCACCTAAAGCCACTATTAAAGCAATTTTCAAGTTCAAAACTCCATGTCTGAAATATAAAAAGGTACTAATAAGAGATAAAGGGAATATAATGCTTATAGCCGTAGCATGAGCCTTATGCTGATCTAAGCCTAAGATAAAAATTAAAGCAGGAATAGCAATAGTTCCACCTCCAGAGCCAAAAAGTCCATTTACTAATCCAATAATAAAGCCAATGACTAATAATTTTATTTTATTTGAATTCATACAATCACCTAGAATATATTTTAATATACAAATATTACTTTATCCTAAAAGCTTATACTTATTCACTTGACGTAGATAAAATAAGTTTATATACTTAAAAACATATAGGATTACTAGGAATTAGGGAGGCGCATTTATGAAAGTCGTAAATAGTATTATAGAGTTAGTAGGAAATACTCCTATAGTAAAATTAAACAGAGTGGTGGATGAAAACTGTGCAGAGGTGCTTGTTAAATTAGAATATTTTAATCCTGGAAGTAGTGTGAAGGATAGGATAGCATTAAGTATGATAGAAAAAGCAGAAGCAGAAGGTAAACTAAAAAAAGGCTCTGTTATAGTTGAGCCTACAAGCGGTAACACAGGCATTGGATTATCAATAGTAGGTGCTTCAAAAGGTTACAAGGTCATTTTAATAATGCCAGATACTATGACTATGGAAAGAAGGAGCTTACTTAAGGCTTATGGGGCCCAGCTCATCTTAACTCCTGGTGAAAAAGGAATGAAAGGGGCAATAGAGAAAGCACAGGAATTAGTACAAAAAAATCAAAATTATTTTATGCCTCAGCAATTTGAAAATCCTCATAATCCTGCAAAGCACATGGAAACCACAGGAATAGAAATATTAAATCAATCTGATGGTAAAGTAGATGTTTTTATTGCTGGTGTAGGTACTGGTGGCACAGTAACAGGGGTAGGTAAACTGTTAAAAGAAAAAGTAGAAAATATTAAAATAGTTGCAGTTGAACCCTATAGTTCACCAGTACTATCAGGAGGTGGTCCTGGTTCTCATAAAATTCAAGGTATTGGTGCAGGTTTTATACCAGAAGTACTTGATATGAATGTAATTGATGAAATAGAGAAGGTTAAAGACGAAGAAGCTATAGACATGACTAGGAGTCTAGCAAGGAAAGAAGGTTTATTATTAGGCATATCCTCAGGTGCAGCCATATTTGCAGCTGTAAAAAAGGCTAAAGAGTTAGGTAAAGGAAAAAGAATAGTAGTTATAGCACCTGATAGTGGAGAAAGATATTTAAGCACGGGAATATTTGAATAAGGTTTGATTACTTTACTAAAATATGCTATATTATTTTTGATAACTCTTTGGAGGGTAAATATATGAGCAATATACAAAAGCTATGTGATGATATTATTAAATGGATGAAGGATAAGGTTGAAGAAGCAGGATCAAAGGGTTTAGTTTTTGGACTTAGTGGAGGCATTGATTCTGCAGTTATGGCAGGCCTAGCAAAGAAAGCATTCCCAGATGATGCTTTAGGCATTATAATGCCTTGTCATAGTAATCCTGAGGATGAAGAACATGCTAGATTAGTAGCTAAAGCTTTAAATCTTAATACTAAAACCATTGAATTAACTAAAGTTTACGATTTGTTTTTAAATGAATTAAAAGATGACACACAGCATGTTTTAGCACTATCAAATATTAAACCTAGATTTAGAATGACTACTCTTTACTACTTTGCTCAAATTAAAAGATATTTAGTTGCTGGAACAAGCAATAAAAGTGAATTTACAGTTGGATATTTTACAAAGCACGGTGATAGCGGTGTAGATATATTACCAATGGTAGACCTCTTGAAAGAAGAAGTATTCCAATTAGCTAGCTACTTAAACATACCTGATATAATTATAAATAAGCCACCTACAGCTGGACTGTGGGAAGATCAAACGGATGAAAAGGAAATGGGATTTAGCTATAGAGAGCTAGATGGCTATATAAAAAGTGGAGAGGCAGAGGAAAGCATAAAAGTAAAAATTGAAAAAATGCATATTAGAAGCCAGCATAAAAGAAGATTTCCTCTTATGTATATTAGAGAAGAGTAAGGTGTGAACTTTACTCTATTTTTTTATTACGAATAGGAAAGTTCTACTTTTTTCTTTTTTATTTTGAACTTTACGTATATGATTTTCAAGAAAAGCCTCCTTAATTTTATGCATCCATAGAAGCTTTTCTTATATAAAGAAAATTGATAGACTACTATCTTTATGTTAAAATATAAATGTTAATAACTAAGGAGGTAAAAAAAATGGCAGGACATTCAAAATGGGCTAATATTAAGAATAGGAAAGGAAAACAGGACTCTAAGAGAGCTCAAATATTTACAAAGTATGCTAGAGCTATTGCGGTATCAGTTAGAGAAGGTGGGCCAGATCCTGCATTTAATTCTGCTCTTGCAGCTATGATAGATAAAGCAAAATCTCATAACATGCCTAACGATAACATAGAAAGGGCAATTAAAAAAGGTGCAGGTGAACTTGGAGATGCTAACTTCGAAGAGATAACTTATGAAGGCTATGGTCCTTCTGGAATAGCAGTAATTGTAAAATGCTTAACAGATAATAGAAACAGAACTGCTGCAGATGTAAGATATGCATTTGATAAATTTGGTGGTAATTTAGGCTCCACAGGCTGTGTATCATGGATGTTTGATAGAAAAGGCTTGCTTATTATAGAAAAGGTAGATAGTATAGATGAAGAACAATTAATGCTGGAAGCTATTGATGCTGGAGCTGAGGACTTTAGTGCTGAGGAAGAATATTATGAAATAATCACTGATACAGAAGAATTTGAAAAAGTGAAGAATACATTAAAAGAATCAGGATATATTTTTTCAACTGCAGAAATAACATATCTTCCTCAAAACGAAATAAAATTAACTGATGAAAAAGATCTAAAAAATATGGTTAAAATGATAGACACCTTAGAAGATAATGATGACGTTCAAGAGATATATCACAACTGGGACATGCCAGAAGATTTAGATATATAGGAATAAAAGATTATACAAAAACACTCTCATATGTCGTTAAATAATATAGAGGGTGTTTTTGTACTCTAAATAAAAATAGTTCCATAAATGTTATAACTATCATCTTTGTGGTAATAATTGCTAGTGGGAGGGTTGTCATATGGAAGCCACATCAGTAAAAACTCGAGACATGTATAAAGGCTTAAGAGATAAGTTCTTATTCAGCAACGATATTAACTCTAT from Proteiniborus ethanoligenes includes these protein-coding regions:
- the nadE gene encoding NAD(+) synthase; the protein is MSNIQKLCDDIIKWMKDKVEEAGSKGLVFGLSGGIDSAVMAGLAKKAFPDDALGIIMPCHSNPEDEEHARLVAKALNLNTKTIELTKVYDLFLNELKDDTQHVLALSNIKPRFRMTTLYYFAQIKRYLVAGTSNKSEFTVGYFTKHGDSGVDILPMVDLLKEEVFQLASYLNIPDIIINKPPTAGLWEDQTDEKEMGFSYRELDGYIKSGEAEESIKVKIEKMHIRSQHKRRFPLMYIREE
- a CDS encoding YebC/PmpR family DNA-binding transcriptional regulator, encoding MAGHSKWANIKNRKGKQDSKRAQIFTKYARAIAVSVREGGPDPAFNSALAAMIDKAKSHNMPNDNIERAIKKGAGELGDANFEEITYEGYGPSGIAVIVKCLTDNRNRTAADVRYAFDKFGGNLGSTGCVSWMFDRKGLLIIEKVDSIDEEQLMLEAIDAGAEDFSAEEEYYEIITDTEEFEKVKNTLKESGYIFSTAEITYLPQNEIKLTDEKDLKNMVKMIDTLEDNDDVQEIYHNWDMPEDLDI